DNA from Geobacter sulfurreducens PCA:
ATCGTTGCAGCCCTCTACCGGGCAGCACGGCAGGGAGTGCGGATCGACCTCATTATCCGTGACAGTTGCCGCCTCCGGCCGGGCGTACCGGGGCTCTCGGAATCGGTGCGGGTGGTGAGCGTGGTGGGAAGATTCCTGGAACACGCCCGGATCTACTACTTCCGCAACGGCGGCGACGAGGAGTACTTCATCGGTTCCGCAGACGCCATGAAGCGCAATCTTGAGTACCGAGTCGAAGTCCTGGCGCCGGTGGAAGCGCCGGAACTGCGAAAGGAACTCCGAACCATGATCGACGTGCAACTGGGAGACCGGCGGAGCGCTTGGGACATGCGGCCCGACGGCAGTTACGTGCAACGGATGCCGGGCGAAGGGGACGATCCCCGTGGAAGTCACGAAATTCTGGTGGACTTGGCTGAAAAGCGTCGCAAGGCCGGGGCGCGCCTGAAAAAGAAAAAAGCCCGGGGAGTCGTTCGGCGCCCTGTCCGGTAATACCTCGGTTTCACCTTACTGCTGGATCTTTCCGTTGCACTGCAGGGGCTCCGTCCGCGCCCCGCTCGCTCCTCCCGCAGCGGCAACCGCCCCCCTATCCCACCGCCCCCTGTCCGCAACAATGCGCCGGAACCCGGCATGGCGTGGCCACAGACGACCATGGCCCACCGGGGCCGTGGGACCTCATCCAGTCCGTACATCCGGCCGCGGTCGGGGCACTGCGGGCTACAGCTTCACGTTCCGCCAGACCTGCACCACCGTGCCGATGATCCGGGTGTCGGGATCGGGATGGAACGGGGAATAGGCGGCATTGTCGGGGGAGAACAACAGTTCGCCGGCCTTGAGGCGATAACGGCGGAGAATGGCTTCTCCCCACCGGTTGGTGACGAGCACGATCTCGCCCGGCGCTGCCGGCCGTGCCGGGTCGAAGAGAACCATATCCCCGTCGCGGATTGTGGGAGCCATGAAATCGCCGTAGGCGAGCACCGCATAACACCCCTGCGGCATCCCGGGGAAGACAATCCGACCCTGCACCACATCCCCCGGAATATCCTCGGGAAATCCCTGGGGAACGCTCTCCAGCAGCGGAGTCCCCTCGCCTGCCCCCTCGCCCGCGCCGTCAGGGGGGGCGTTCATGGCGCCCTTTCCCTGGAGAAGCCAGGTCACGTTGACTCCGTAAGTCCGGCAGAGCGCAATGACGAGCGTGTCTGAAGGGACCTTTCTGCCCCGTTCGATACTGCTCAGAAACCCCTGGACGATGCCGAGGGAGTCGGCAAACGCCTTCTGGGTCATGCCCCGTGCCTGACGAAGTTTCCTGATGCGCCCTCCCAGGGGCGACTCTGCCCCGTTTCGCGCACTTTCCATGACATTATCTCCCTGATATACCAGCGGCGGGCTTTA
Protein-coding regions in this window:
- a CDS encoding LexA family protein; its protein translation is MESARNGAESPLGGRIRKLRQARGMTQKAFADSLGIVQGFLSSIERGRKVPSDTLVIALCRTYGVNVTWLLQGKGAMNAPPDGAGEGAGEGTPLLESVPQGFPEDIPGDVVQGRIVFPGMPQGCYAVLAYGDFMAPTIRDGDMVLFDPARPAAPGEIVLVTNRWGEAILRRYRLKAGELLFSPDNAAYSPFHPDPDTRIIGTVVQVWRNVKL